In Micromonospora purpureochromogenes, a single window of DNA contains:
- a CDS encoding YlxR family protein, with protein sequence MVRRAQPERTCVGCRRRAPASELLRIVAVGDEAGHSLRPDPARRLPGRGAHMHPDPACFAQAVRRRAFGRALRITGVLDHGELAEHVDAPTTTSGQPDRARVASRVGRPT encoded by the coding sequence GTGGTACGACGCGCGCAGCCGGAGCGCACCTGTGTGGGTTGCCGGAGACGCGCGCCGGCCAGCGAATTGCTGCGGATCGTCGCGGTCGGCGACGAGGCTGGTCACAGCCTCCGGCCCGATCCGGCCCGCAGGCTGCCGGGTCGGGGAGCGCACATGCACCCGGATCCGGCCTGCTTCGCGCAGGCGGTGCGGCGGCGCGCCTTCGGGCGTGCGCTGCGCATCACCGGGGTCCTCGACCACGGCGAGCTGGCGGAGCACGTCGATGCGCCAACCACTACGTCCGGTCAACCCGACCGGGCGAGGGTCGCTAGCAGGGTAGGACGACCGACATGA
- the nusA gene encoding transcription termination factor NusA yields the protein MNIDLAALRALEREREIPFDTILAAIETALLTAYRHTDGAEPHARVEIDRKTGAALVYAQEVDSDGTVVREWDDTPHDFGRIAAMTAKQVILQRLREATDEVHFGEYVGREGDLVTGVVQAHEARVEKGIVSVDLGKLEGVLPQSEQVPGERYVHGERVRCVVVHVAKGMRGPQITLSRSHPALVKKLFALEVPEIADGTVEIGAIAREAGHRTKIAVRSTTQGVNAKGACIGPMGQRVRAVMSELHGEKIDIIDWSDDPATFVGNALSPAKALRVEVVDLASRTARVTVPDFQLSLAIGREGQNARLAARLTGWRIDIRSDAEQTSGAGRGGADQVPEPGGAISSS from the coding sequence GTGAACATCGACCTCGCGGCGCTGCGCGCACTCGAGCGCGAGCGGGAGATCCCGTTCGACACGATCCTCGCGGCGATCGAGACCGCGCTGCTGACCGCCTACCGGCACACCGACGGGGCCGAGCCGCACGCCCGGGTGGAGATCGACCGCAAGACCGGGGCCGCCCTGGTCTACGCCCAGGAGGTCGACTCCGACGGCACCGTGGTGCGGGAGTGGGACGACACCCCGCACGACTTCGGGCGGATCGCCGCCATGACCGCCAAGCAGGTGATCCTCCAGCGGCTGCGGGAGGCCACCGACGAGGTGCACTTCGGCGAGTACGTCGGCCGCGAGGGTGACCTGGTCACCGGGGTGGTGCAGGCGCACGAGGCGCGGGTCGAGAAGGGCATCGTCAGCGTCGACCTGGGCAAGCTGGAGGGCGTCCTGCCGCAGTCCGAGCAGGTGCCCGGCGAGCGGTACGTCCACGGCGAGCGGGTCCGCTGCGTGGTGGTGCACGTGGCCAAGGGGATGCGCGGCCCGCAGATCACCCTCTCCCGCTCGCACCCCGCGCTGGTCAAGAAGCTCTTCGCGCTGGAGGTGCCGGAGATCGCCGACGGCACGGTGGAGATCGGCGCGATCGCGCGTGAGGCAGGTCACCGTACGAAGATCGCGGTGCGCTCCACCACCCAGGGCGTGAACGCCAAGGGTGCCTGCATCGGCCCGATGGGCCAGCGGGTCCGCGCGGTGATGAGCGAGCTGCACGGTGAGAAGATCGACATCATCGACTGGTCGGACGACCCGGCGACCTTCGTCGGCAACGCGCTGTCGCCGGCCAAGGCGCTGCGGGTCGAGGTGGTCGACCTGGCCAGCCGGACGGCCCGGGTCACCGTGCCGGACTTCCAGCTCTCGCTGGCGATCGGGCGCGAGGGGCAGAACGCCCGGCTTGCCGCCCGACTGACCGGTTGGCGGATCGACATCCGGTCGGACGCGGAGCAGACCAGCGGGGCGGGACGGGGCGGAGCCGATCAGGTGCCGGAGCCGGGCGGCGCGATCTCGAGCAGCTAG